The following are encoded together in the Nocardia sp. XZ_19_385 genome:
- a CDS encoding DUF3558 domain-containing protein, protein MNITSARIACATATVALLVSCGNDTPGKPTTTSQASASSAASATATSTSTSAAAFDPCTALTTQLLSQHQWNARPPAQRQDQVGGFTWKGCLYVAQTTYTFRVQTSNATLAQVREKFPSAADLTIGGRKALRYEARPDVPGGCTLNIEMKSGSLSILVDDPRGVHPRKLSPCDNAKEIAEAVAPLLPAGS, encoded by the coding sequence ATGAATATCACTTCGGCGCGAATCGCCTGCGCCACAGCCACGGTCGCGCTGCTCGTATCGTGCGGTAACGACACTCCCGGCAAGCCGACTACCACCTCCCAAGCGTCGGCCTCCAGCGCCGCGTCCGCCACGGCGACCAGTACATCCACTTCCGCTGCGGCATTCGACCCGTGCACCGCTTTGACCACACAGCTCTTGTCGCAGCACCAGTGGAACGCGCGCCCGCCTGCGCAGCGGCAGGACCAGGTCGGCGGGTTCACCTGGAAGGGCTGCCTCTACGTCGCGCAGACCACCTACACATTCCGCGTGCAGACCAGCAACGCGACCCTCGCCCAGGTCCGCGAAAAGTTCCCCTCAGCAGCCGATCTCACTATCGGCGGCCGGAAAGCCTTGCGCTACGAGGCGCGTCCGGACGTCCCGGGCGGCTGCACGCTCAACATCGAGATGAAGTCCGGATCGCTGTCGATCCTTGTCGACGACCCGCGGGGTGTGCACCCGCGCAAGCTCAGCCCCTGCGACAACGCCAAGGAGATCGCCGAGGCGGTGGCGCCGCTGCTTCCCGCCGGAAGCTGA
- a CDS encoding thioredoxin domain-containing protein — protein sequence MTVNAYPGAGTPPQRNDRKILIQVLVAVALVAVIAVVGVVLVLRKTANADDAVTRQPLPATPQNVAADGSVRVGAADAKVVVRLVADLQCPACQTFEKYNGAVLEDVVAKGEAAVEYSIITFLDRASTDKYSSRAGNASYCVANTGTGNYQKWLTAMFEQQPHEGGAGLSDSKLIDIAESAGYTDSSVAQCITERTYDGYLRQKTEEVFATGVNSTPTVLINGTQVPNRQLGTENGLAAAIAAAR from the coding sequence GTGACGGTGAACGCCTACCCGGGTGCGGGGACTCCTCCGCAGCGCAATGACCGCAAGATCCTCATTCAGGTGCTGGTGGCGGTCGCGCTGGTGGCGGTGATCGCGGTGGTCGGCGTGGTGCTGGTGCTGCGCAAGACCGCGAACGCCGACGATGCGGTGACGAGACAGCCGCTGCCCGCTACGCCGCAGAATGTGGCGGCCGACGGGTCCGTGCGGGTCGGGGCAGCGGACGCCAAAGTGGTTGTGCGGCTGGTCGCGGATCTGCAATGCCCGGCGTGCCAGACGTTCGAGAAGTACAACGGCGCGGTGCTCGAAGATGTTGTGGCCAAGGGGGAGGCGGCCGTCGAGTACAGCATCATCACCTTCCTGGACCGGGCTTCGACCGACAAATACTCCTCGCGTGCGGGCAACGCCTCCTACTGCGTCGCCAACACCGGCACCGGGAACTATCAGAAGTGGCTGACCGCCATGTTCGAACAGCAGCCGCACGAGGGTGGCGCGGGCCTGTCCGACAGCAAGCTCATCGACATCGCCGAGAGCGCCGGATACACGGATTCGTCTGTGGCGCAGTGCATCACCGAACGCACCTACGACGGCTACCTGCGGCAGAAGACCGAGGAGGTCTTCGCCACGGGCGTGAACTCCACCCCGACCGTCCTCATCAACGGCACCCAGGTCCCCAACCGTCAACTCGGCACCGAGAACGGACTCGCTGCGGCCATCGCCGCCGCCCGCTGA
- a CDS encoding nitroreductase/quinone reductase family protein, with translation MATATKSWRLRFDHFFHRRLANPIASRVPGQILLETLGRKSGQLRQTPVGGKIDGKHFWMVSDHGDQSDYVRNIKANPSVRVRVGGIWHNGVAHPMPEDDALARLKTLPRMNSAVVRALGTNLLTVRIDLTN, from the coding sequence ATGGCTACAGCAACGAAATCCTGGCGGCTTCGCTTCGATCACTTCTTCCACCGCAGGCTCGCGAACCCGATCGCCAGCCGCGTGCCGGGGCAGATCCTCTTGGAGACCCTCGGCCGCAAGTCCGGTCAACTGCGGCAGACACCGGTCGGGGGAAAGATCGACGGCAAGCACTTCTGGATGGTGTCGGACCACGGCGACCAATCCGATTACGTGCGAAACATCAAGGCGAACCCTTCGGTGCGCGTTCGTGTCGGCGGCATATGGCACAACGGCGTCGCCCACCCGATGCCCGAAGACGATGCGCTGGCCCGCCTGAAGACGTTGCCGCGCATGAACAGTGCTGTCGTGCGCGCGCTCGGCACCAACCTGCTCACCGTCCGGATCGACCTCACCAACTGA
- a CDS encoding TetR/AcrR family transcriptional regulator has product MSTPRRTHTGSRRNEQARAAILSAATELLAEHGTAGVTIDRLAAHAGVGRQTIYRWWPSKDAVLLDALVHSAEHAVTIPDTGTLHADLDHFLRATFEAAGIERNRRALITAAIAAQDDPSLSEALDNFLTQRRTALTNLIERARTRGEIPPTAPIDLAVEQAFGVLWYRLLFHPSALHADTATALATALTTQLRATP; this is encoded by the coding sequence ATGTCGACGCCCCGCCGCACCCACACAGGTTCCCGCCGCAACGAGCAGGCCCGCGCCGCAATCCTCAGCGCCGCAACAGAACTCCTCGCCGAACACGGCACGGCTGGCGTCACCATCGACCGCCTCGCCGCCCACGCCGGCGTCGGCCGCCAAACCATCTACCGCTGGTGGCCCTCCAAAGACGCCGTCCTCCTCGACGCCCTGGTACACAGCGCCGAACACGCCGTCACGATCCCCGACACCGGCACCCTGCACGCCGACCTGGACCACTTCCTCCGAGCCACCTTCGAAGCCGCCGGAATCGAACGCAACCGCCGCGCCTTGATCACCGCCGCCATCGCCGCCCAGGACGACCCGAGCCTGTCCGAAGCACTCGACAACTTCCTCACCCAACGCCGCACCGCCCTCACCAACCTCATCGAACGCGCCCGAACCCGCGGCGAAATCCCCCCGACCGCCCCCATCGACCTAGCCGTCGAACAGGCCTTCGGCGTCCTCTGGTACCGACTCCTATTCCACCCCAGCGCTTTACACGCCGACACCGCCACCGCCCTCGCCACCGCATTGACCACTCAGCTGCGCGCGACACCGTGA